From Vitis vinifera cultivar Pinot Noir 40024 chromosome 3, ASM3070453v1, the proteins below share one genomic window:
- the LOC100254416 gene encoding uncharacterized protein LOC100254416 → MASRHIVLLSCFVFLADQHGIQAVEYEVTNNAGSSAGGVRFTNEIGIPYSRQTLVSATDFIWGVFQQNTPEERKTVQKVSLIIENMDGVAYASNNEIHVNANYIGSYSGDVKTEFTGVLYHEMTHIWQWNGNGQTPGGLIEGIADYVRLKANYAPSHWVQPGQGNRWDQGYDVTARFLDYCNSLRNGFVAELNKKMRSGYSADFFVELLGKTVDQLWTDYKAKYGN, encoded by the coding sequence ATGGCTAGTAGGCACATTGTCCTTCTCTCTTGTTTTGTATTCCTAGCAGACCAGCATGGAATCCAAGCAGTCGAGTATGAGGTCACCAACAATGCTGGAAGCAGCGCCGGTGGCGTCCGATTCACAAATGAAATCGGAATCCCGTACAGCAGGCAGACGCTAGTATCTGCCACCGACTTCATATGGGGGGTCTTCCAACAGAACACTccagaagagagaaaaacggTTCAGAAAGTGAGTCTGATAATTGAAAACATGGACGGAGTAGCCTATGCTTCCAACAATGAGATTCATGTCAACGCCAACTACATCGGAAGCTACTCAGGCGATGTGAAGACTGAATTCACTGGGGTGCTTTACCATGAGATGACACACATTTGGCAGTGGAATGGCAACGGACAGACTCCGGGGGGACTAATAGAGGGAATTGCCGATTATGTGAGGTTGAAGGCTAACTATGCCCCCAGCCACTGGGTGCAACCTGGGCAAGGGAACCGTTGGGACCAGGGCTATGATGTTACAGCTCGATTTCTGGACTACTGCAACAGCCTTAGAAATGGGTTTGTAGCAGAACTCAACAAGAAGATGAGAAGTGGGTACAGTGCAGACTTCTTCGTGGAGCTTCTGGGGAAGACAGTTGATCAGCTGTGGACTGACTATAAGGCCAAATATGGAAATTAA